One stretch of Sulfurimonas sp. C5 DNA includes these proteins:
- a CDS encoding MoxR family ATPase — MISKIEEVKKEVAKVVVGQEKMIDSLLIALLCEGHILIEGVPGLAKTTTVNALSKALGLDFKRAQFTPDLLPSDILGAEIYDPQNNQFKIKKGPIFTNLLLADEINRAPAKVQSALLEVMQEKQVTIGDTSFKLDLPFFVMATQNPVEQEGVYQLPEAQLDRFMLKLVVGYNTKEEELEIARRISSGNFETISAVLNKDDIDEIKQAIQKVHVDEEVEKYMIELISATRNPEEYGLEEIKDFIQFGASPRVSIDMFKAVKAMAFMRGKDYVTPVDVAYIVKELMRHRIVLTYEAEADGVTTDEIIQKVLEIVPIP, encoded by the coding sequence ATGATAAGTAAAATCGAAGAAGTTAAAAAAGAGGTTGCAAAAGTTGTAGTCGGTCAGGAAAAAATGATCGATTCTCTTTTGATTGCACTTTTATGTGAGGGACATATTTTAATCGAAGGTGTTCCAGGTCTTGCTAAAACGACCACTGTTAATGCACTGTCAAAAGCTTTAGGCTTAGACTTTAAACGTGCACAGTTTACTCCGGACTTATTACCGTCAGATATTTTAGGTGCAGAGATTTACGATCCTCAAAACAATCAGTTTAAGATCAAAAAAGGTCCAATCTTTACAAACCTTTTACTTGCCGATGAAATCAACCGTGCACCTGCAAAGGTTCAGTCAGCGCTGCTTGAAGTTATGCAGGAAAAACAAGTGACAATCGGTGACACTTCTTTTAAGCTTGATCTTCCATTCTTTGTAATGGCGACACAAAACCCTGTTGAACAAGAGGGTGTGTACCAATTGCCTGAAGCACAGCTTGACCGTTTTATGCTTAAACTTGTTGTTGGTTACAACACAAAAGAGGAAGAGCTTGAGATCGCAAGACGCATTTCTAGTGGGAATTTTGAAACTATCAGCGCAGTACTCAATAAAGATGATATTGATGAGATAAAACAAGCTATTCAAAAAGTACATGTAGATGAAGAGGTTGAGAAATATATGATCGAGCTCATCTCTGCAACAAGAAATCCTGAAGAGTATGGTCTTGAAGAGATAAAAGACTTTATTCAGTTCGGTGCTTCTCCAAGGGTGAGTATCGATATGTTTAAAGCGGTAAAAGCGATGGCATTTATGCGTGGGAAAGATTATGTGACTCCTGTAGATGTAGCTTACATAGTAAAAGAGTTAATGAGACACCGTATCGTGCTTACATACGAAGCAGAAGCGGATGGTGTCACTACGGATGAGATTATTCAAAAAGTACTTGAAATCGTTCCTATTCCGTAA
- a CDS encoding LPP20 family lipoprotein, whose translation MKKILTYFLVFTFLLSGCGSATKQIELTSKKELPAWYTTPPMSNSSVLYALGEGKDKQEAIANALNYMASTLSVSISSTYRAKTRVVEGSTTSQEGEYNSDIASDVKKIRISNYEVIQSESLGFKRYAVLIRSDKQKLFHSLQQELDQSISLANAKENNLNNGGLEKYLFYKEQKKEFANLPHTLIVMKELNSGFNSSVYLQRIKEIEKKYQYYQSNISFSVSSNIKNLHTPIEKALSKRSFRINNTSSKMHYIITVNASVTKANAYGFTLARSELNIITKNYKGVKIASNVLHLVGQSSQGYDVAIQDLVRQLNDKIKKDGIDKVLNLNI comes from the coding sequence ATGAAAAAGATACTCACATATTTTCTAGTTTTCACTTTTTTATTAAGCGGATGCGGTAGTGCAACAAAACAGATTGAACTAACATCTAAAAAAGAGCTTCCTGCATGGTATACGACACCGCCGATGTCAAACTCTTCAGTACTTTATGCTTTGGGTGAGGGAAAAGATAAACAAGAGGCAATTGCGAATGCTTTAAACTATATGGCTTCAACACTAAGCGTGTCGATCTCATCGACATACAGAGCAAAGACAAGAGTAGTTGAAGGAAGTACAACGTCGCAAGAGGGTGAGTACAATTCAGATATTGCTTCAGATGTGAAAAAGATCCGTATTAGTAACTATGAAGTGATCCAATCTGAAAGCTTAGGTTTTAAAAGATATGCCGTTTTAATTCGCTCAGACAAGCAAAAACTTTTTCATAGCTTACAACAAGAGCTTGATCAGAGTATCTCTTTAGCAAATGCAAAAGAGAACAATCTGAATAATGGCGGTTTAGAAAAGTATCTGTTTTATAAAGAGCAAAAAAAAGAGTTTGCAAATCTACCACATACACTGATCGTTATGAAGGAGCTAAACAGCGGTTTTAACTCTTCTGTTTATCTTCAAAGAATCAAAGAGATTGAGAAAAAATATCAATATTACCAGTCAAACATCAGTTTTTCTGTAAGTTCAAACATCAAAAACTTACATACTCCAATCGAAAAAGCACTCTCTAAAAGAAGTTTTAGAATAAATAACACCAGTTCAAAAATGCATTATATTATTACTGTTAATGCCAGTGTTACAAAAGCAAATGCATACGGTTTTACACTTGCCCGTTCAGAACTCAATATTATTACAAAGAATTATAAAGGTGTAAAAATCGCATCAAATGTTCTTCATTTGGTAGGACAGTCTTCACAAGGGTACGACGTTGCTATTCAAGATTTAGTAAGACAATTGAACGATAAAATTAAAAAAGATGGTATAGATAAAGTATTAAACCTCAATATTTAG
- a CDS encoding DUF58 domain-containing protein, whose product MSKLQKILVKARRQVFSEMVGNNPSIFQGEGYDFIELREYMAGDDIRHIDWNITAKMHKPYIKIFREERELNVVVASMLNGSIHFGSKRFKQEVIAELVALLSFSVIKNGDLLSTYNFTDKMISHLKPSKKVFQVHKAVEEILEFDPINQKADYKNLADTLFKRLKRKSLIIVIGDFFEIPDFRLLAKKHEVLAIIVRDHLEEKPPAMGFASLVDPESGAVLEGDFNKSSVSEYAAKVHNHDRELYEALKKQQIRFTKVYTDDSVGVALRRVFEGR is encoded by the coding sequence TTGTCTAAACTACAAAAGATCTTAGTAAAAGCTCGCCGTCAAGTATTCTCTGAAATGGTTGGAAACAACCCTTCCATCTTTCAAGGTGAGGGATATGACTTTATAGAGCTCCGGGAGTATATGGCTGGAGATGATATTCGCCATATTGATTGGAATATTACTGCTAAGATGCATAAGCCCTATATTAAGATCTTCCGTGAAGAGAGAGAACTGAATGTTGTTGTCGCTTCGATGTTAAACGGGAGTATCCATTTCGGTTCAAAACGTTTTAAACAAGAAGTTATCGCAGAACTTGTAGCATTGCTTAGTTTTTCTGTAATTAAAAACGGAGATCTCTTAAGTACATATAACTTTACCGATAAGATGATCTCACACCTAAAACCTAGTAAAAAAGTGTTTCAGGTACATAAAGCGGTTGAAGAGATCTTGGAATTTGATCCGATCAATCAAAAAGCTGATTATAAAAACTTGGCAGATACTTTGTTTAAAAGACTCAAAAGAAAATCTTTGATCATCGTTATCGGAGATTTTTTTGAGATTCCGGACTTTAGACTGTTGGCCAAAAAACATGAGGTTTTGGCAATTATTGTAAGGGATCATTTAGAGGAAAAACCGCCAGCAATGGGTTTTGCTTCTTTGGTTGATCCTGAAAGTGGGGCAGTCTTAGAAGGTGATTTTAACAAGTCTAGTGTAAGTGAATATGCGGCAAAAGTACATAACCATGATCGAGAACTGTACGAAGCGTTAAAAAAACAGCAGATCCGTTTTACAAAAGTTTATACGGATGATAGTGTCGGTGTAGCACTTAGACGTGTGTTTGAAGGTAGATAG